The following DNA comes from Streptomyces sp. Ag109_O5-10.
CGCTTCCTCCAGGGACTCTCGGTCGCCGAGACCGCCCGCGTGATGGGCAAGAACGAGGGCGCCATCAAGACCCTCCAGTACCGGGCCGTGCGCACTCTCGCCCGGCTCCTCCCGGACGACGCCCGCTGAACCGGCCACCCTGGGCGACGCTCAACTCACGCTCCGTCAAGGTGCGTTGCCTTTCTCAGCCGATCACCGGCCGTCCGTAACCCAAGTGCCGAGCCGCTCGTTGTGCGGGATACAGGCTCCCTGTGGTCACGTCCGGCCAGCCCCGATCACCCGATCGTGTGGACTGGTTGAGGGCGTGCAACCCTCAGGACCCCCTGGGGAGTCGACCGTGATGACGAGAGGAGGTGCCGCCAGTGATCGCGAACGTATCGGCCCACCGGCGGGCGAACGCCTTCGCCCAGGCTCTGGAGGAGCAGCCCGACCGGGACCCGGCGGCCGAGCCGTCCGGAGAACCGGCGAGCGATCCACCGGCCGCCCCGGACCGGGCCGAACGGACCGAGCGGGGCGAGCTGTTGGCCCTGGCGACCGGGCTCGCCGCGCTGCCCAAGCCAGAGCTCGACCCGGAGGTCAAGGTCGTCCAGCGGGCCCAGCTGGTGGCCGCGATGGAGGCCATGCTGGCGGAGGGCACCCTGGGCGGGGCGGCGGACGCTTCGGTACCCGAGCAGCGCGCGTCCCGTGCCAAGGGCGCGCACCGGGCCAGTCCGCTGGGCAAGCTGCGGCCGCGTTCCCGGCTCACCAAGGGGCTCGCCGCGGGCGGCCTGAGCGTCGGCGTGGCCGCCGGAGCCTTCGGCGGGGTCGCCGCCGCCAGCTCCGACGCCCTGCCCGGCGACTCCCTGTACGGCCTCAAACGCGGCATCGAGGACTTCAAGCTCAACTACCTGTCCGACGGCGACGACCAGCGCGGCCAGACGTACCTCGACCAGGCCTCGACCCGGCTGATGGAGGCCCGCCGGCTCATGGAGCGGGACCGCGGCGGTCACCTCGACCACGAGTCGATCGGCGAGATCCGCCGCACCCTGTCCGGGATGCAGCACGACGTCACCGAGGGCCACCGCCTGCTCCACGAGGCGTACGAGCGCGACCCGAACTCGCTGGGTCCCATCCAGGCCCTGTCCGCGTTCGCCCAGTCCCACCGCGAGGCCTGGGGCGCCCTGCGCGAGAGGCTGCCGGTCCAGCTCGGGGACGTCAGCCAGCAGGTGTCGTCGGTCTTCGACGCCATAGACCAAGAGGTCGCCCCGCTGCAGTCCCTGCTTCCCCAGCCGTCCCAGAACACCGGCGGCGGCACCGGCAGGCAGGACTCCGACCCGGCGTCCACCGGGTCCTCCGGCACCCACCGGTCGACGGCACCGTCCTCCTCCGGCAGCTCCTCCTCGGGCCACGAGACCGGCACCGGCAGCCCCAGCGGCTCGGCCTCCGGCAGCGCCGACAACGGCCTCATCGGCGGCACCACGGGCGGCCTCCTGGACCCCCCGAAGACCGGTTCCAGCACCCCGCCCCCGTCCAAGTCCGCCTCCAGCGCACCGGACGTCACCCTGCCCCCGCTCCTGCCGGGGCTGCTACCGGGCCTGGGCATCGACAGCCAGGACAGCGGCAACTGATCAACGCGGTGTCACCCCGCGCCCCTTCCGGGGCGCGGGGAACCGCGCGAGCCACCACGACGGCGCCGGGCTCGCCATCGCGCCTCAACCCACGACGGCGCTCAGAAGAAAACCGACCTCCGCTGCACAAGCAACTTGTACAGCGTGTGCTGAATCTGCTCCCGCACCTGATCCGTCAGATTGAACATCAGCATCGGATCCTCGGCCGCCTCCGGCGGATAGCCGTCCGTGGGAATCGGCTCCCCGAACTGAATCGTCCACTTCGTCGGCAACGGCACCGCCCCGAGCGGCCCCAGCCACGGAAACGTCGGCGTCAGCGGAAAGTACGGAATTCCCAGCACCCGCGCCAGCGTCTTCGCGTTGCCGATCATCGGGTAGATCTCCTCGGCCCCCACGACCGAGCAGGGAATGATCGGCACCCCCTGCCGCAGCGCCGTGGACACGAACCCGCCCCGCCCGAACCGCTGGAGCTTGTACCGCTCGCCGAAGGGCTTCCCGATGCCCTTGAACCCCTCCGGCATCACCCCGACCAGCTCCCCCTGGGTCAGCAGCCGTTCGGCGTCCTCCGTGCACGCGAGTGTGTGCCCCAGCTTCCGCGCCAGCTCGTTCACCACCGGCAGCACGAAGACCAGGTCGGCCGCGAGCAGCCTGAGGTGACGATTCGCCGGATGCCGGTCGTGCACGGCGACCTGCATCATCAGCCCGTCCAGCGGCAGCGTCCCGGAGTGGTTGGCAACGATCAGCGCACCACCGTGGGCGGGGATGTTCTCCATGCCCTTCACGTCGACACGGAAGTATTTCTCGTACACCGGCCGCAGCAGGGACATCAGGACCTGGTCGGTCAGCTCCTCGTCGTACCCGAAGTCGTCGACCTCGTACTCCCCGGTCAGCCGTCGCCGCAGGAACGCGAGTCCGCGTGCGACACGCTGCTCCAGGCCGGCCTCGTCGTGCGGCGGCTGCTTCACGCCCGTCTCAGGGTTCTCCCGGGTCACATGTACATCTTCCTGCGCGGGGATCCGCCCGGCGAGAGGCTGGACCCCACGCACCACCGCGGACTCGCGCCCCGCCGCGGGCTCGCGCCCCGCCGCCTGCTCGCCGCCGCCCTTGCGCCGGTTCCCCGCACCCCGGCGCCGGCCGGCCGGCCGCTGCACCGCAGCCCCGCGGGAGCGGTCGTCGTCGAACGGAATGACCTTGGCGTCCGCCATCGTTGCTGCGCTCCTCAGTTGGCGCTCTGGGTCGGGTTCTGCGTCGGGGCCGCCGCCGGCGTCCGCGCGCCGCTCAGGGCGGGCAGCGCGGCGATCCGGTCGACGGCCGCGGCCACCGCCTGGGGCGGCAGCAGCCCCGGCGCCTGGGCGAGCACGAAGTCCGCGAAGGTCTCCGCCGTCGTGTACTTCGGCCGGAACCCCAGCGTCTCGCGCATCTGGACGGTGTCCACCACCCGGCCGTGCGTCAGCAGCCGGATCTGCTCGGGCGAGAAGTCGCTCATGCCGAGCGTCCGCACCAGGGACCCGGCCCAGGTGACCGCCGGCAGCAGCAGCGGCACGGTGGGCCGCCCCAGCCGCCGCGAGCACTGCGAGAGCAGCAGCACCCCGTCACCCGCGATGTTGAACGTGCCGCTGTTCAGCGTCCCGCGCTCCGGCTCGTGCGAGGCGATCCGCAGCACCTCGATCACGTCGTCCTCGTGCACGAACTGAAGCCGCGGGTCGTACCCGAGGACGGTGGGCAGGACGGGCAGCGCGAAATAGGACGCGAGCGGGGTGTCCGCGGTCGGCCCGAGGATGTTGGCGAACCGCAGCACGCACACCGCCACGTCGGGCCGCCGCCTGGCGAACCCGCGCACATACCCCTCCACCTCCACCGTGTCCTTCGCGAACCCCCCGCTGGGCAGGGACTTCGGCGGGGTGGTCTCGGTGAAGACGGCCGGGTCCTTCGGCGCGGAGCCGTACACGTTCGTACTGGACTTGATCACCAGCCGCCGGACGTTCGGCGACTTCTGGCAGGCGCCGAGCAGCTGCATGGTCCCGATGACGTTGGTCTCTTTGACGGTGGTCCGGCTCCCGCTGCCGAGCGGTGTCCCGGTCACGTCCATGTGGACGACGGTGTCGGCGCCGCTCTCGGCCAGTACCCGGGCGATGGTCGGCTGCCGGATGTCGGTCTGGACGAAGTCCGCCCCGCCCAGATGATGCTCCGGCGGCACCGCGTCCACGGCGACCACCCGGTCCACCTCGGGGTCACGCTGAATACGCCGTACGAACCGGCCCCCGAGTTGACGGGCCACTCCGGTCACGAGCACGACCTTCCCCAAGATCAGCGCCTTTCTTCCGTGTTCCCGTATGCGGGCCAACTTAGCGGGTCGACGTTGCGCTGGCATGACCCCCAGCAGGCCACGACAAGCGCAACGGCCGGAAAATGCAGTGGCCCCCCACCGTACTGGTGGGGGGCCACACACAAGCTCTCGCGGCTCGGCGCCGTAATTACTTCTTGTTACGGCGCTGAACACGCGTGCGCTTGAGCAGCTTGCGGTGCTTCTTCTTGGCCATCCGCTTGCGCCGCTTCTTGATAACAGAGCCCACGACTACCCTCGCTCACTTCTCATCACTCGGTGCTGGGCATCATGGGCCCATACGACCTACGAGGGGCTAGCCTACCCGCCCGAGCGCTGAGGTCGTAATCGAGGTGCCCCGGGACGAATCCCGGAACGGCCGTCAGGCGGTCTCCACCCCCACATAGCTCTCGCGAAGGTACTCGTGTACCGCTTGCTCGGGGACGCGGAAGGACCGCCCCACCCGGATCGCGGGCAGATGACCACTGTGCACCAGCCGGTACACGGTCATCTTCGACACTCGCATCACCGCGGCGACCTCCGCCACGGTCAGGAACACAACCTCGTTCAGAGGCCTCTCGCCAGCTGCCATGACACACCTGAACCTTCCGCACTCGACGGGACACCGGCTTCCCCTTCCGGTGACTCTTCGTCGTTGCGTGCTCACTCCCCAATGTAGGGGCGGGTGATGCGAGTGGGGAAGAGGTGCACCCATCGGCGGCCTACTGTGACAGACACGCTCGATTGAGTACGTAGCGGGTAAGCGGCGTGTAGCAATCAGACCGCACGCCGTCATCAACCGGAACGGCCACGGACACCACCCCCTCGGCCTCCCCCACGAAGAGCGCAGGGTCATCCGTATCCGCGAGCCCAATGGCCTCAAACCCCAGCTGACCTGCACCGCAGACCCACCCATGGTCCCCGACCACGAGTTCCGGCAACGGTCCGCCGCTCCTCGCCACCACATCCAGCGCCACCCGAACCGGCAGCGGCGAATGCGTGTGCGCACCCGGCGCACAACCGGGGCGTTCACGGCCCACTTCTCTCATGAACCCGACACCTCGTACGTAATCGAGGTTGCACGTGCGTAGACCGAACCGGGTCGTTATGTCGACACAGTGGCCCTGCGCCGGGGTGAGGACCTCACACCCCGCCGCCGACAGCGCGTCCGCGAGACCGGCGTAGAACCCGATCAGCCGGTGCGGATGCCCGGTCCCGAACAACACGGGGGCCCGCCGCCGGGCCACCTCCCCCACCCGCGCGGCGAAGGCATCGAGCCCCGCGACCGTCAGGTCAGGATCGATCACATCATGCCCTGAAACACACCGCGGATCGTCCGAAACCCCACACTTGGCAGCCATCAACCGAATCAACTCCGCCTCTCCCCACCCCCCTTGCGGATCAATCCCGATCAACGCCCGAGGATCCCGAGCCGCGAACAGCCGATAACTCCGCAGACTCCGCTCCCGCGAGGTCCCCACCACCCCCGCCAGCCCGGCAGCCACCAAGTAACCCTGAAGCCCACCACAACTCACCACACAGAGATGCTGACGCCCCCCGCCCACCCAGACCCCCAGAACAGACGAACACCGCACAGTCGGCGTAACGCCCCCCTCCACCCCGCCCCACGCTCAAGGACGACAACCGCCCCACACCCCCACCCTCCAGCCCCCCCCCCGACGACCGAGAACGAGACCGACCCCCACCACATCTCAGCTCCCCCGACGACCGAGAACGAGACCGACCCCCACCACATCTCAGCCCGTCCGCCGCCCGACGACGACCGGCCCCCCACCCTCCAGCCCATCCGCCGTCCGACGACAACCGGCCGCCCCTCCACTCAGCCCGTCCGCCGTCCGAGGACGACAACCGGCCCGCCCCCACCCTCCAGCCCGTCCGGCGTCCGACGACGACCGGCCGCCCCACATCTCAGCCCGTTCGGCGTTCGAGTACATCGACCGGCCCGCCCCCACCCTCCAGCCCGTCCGGCGTTCGACGACGACCGGCCCGCACCCACATCTCAGCCCGTCCGGCGTTTGAGGACGAGGCCGGAGGCCGATGCGGGGGTCCGGGGGCGGCAGCCCCCGAAACGGGCGGTCGCAGGGGGCCCACCCCCTGGAAGGACGGGACGGGTAGGGGCGGCGGGGGCGAGGAAACCCCTACGCCAGCAACCCCCGCAGCGGAAACACGGCCCGCCGAGTCGCCAGCACGGCCTGATCCAAGCGATCAGCGGGGTCGTACCCGGCCTCCCACCCGGCCCACCCCACCGGCCACCGCCCGTCCGTCATCCGCCCAGGCCCCAACTGCCGAGTCCGGGCGTACACTTCCTGCCGCCATCCCTCCGGCACCAGCGTCTCGGGCGCAACCTCCCGCCCCGCCGCAATGCCCACCAGATGCGTCCACGACCGAGGCACGACGTCCACCACCTCGTACCCGCCCCCACCCAATGCGACCCACTTCCCCCCGGCGTACTCGTGCGCCAGCTCATGACACGCCACCTGCACCGCCCGCTGCGCGTCCAGCGAAACGGCCAGGTGAGCCAGCGGATCCTCGAAGTGCGTGTCGGCCCCGTGCTGCGTCACCAGCACCTGCGGCCGGAAGTCGGCCACCAGCTCCGGCACGACGGCGTGAAACGCCCGTACCCACCCCGCGTCCCCGGTCCCCGCCGGCAGCGCCACGTTCACCGCGGAGCCCTCCCCCGCCCCGGCCCCGACCTCCTGCGGCCACCCGGTCTGCGGGAACAACGTACGGGGATGTTCGTGCAGCGAGATCGTCAGCACCCGCGGATCCTCCCAGAACGCGGCCTGTACCCCGTCCCCGTGATGCACGTCCACATCCACGTAGGTGACCCGCTCCGCCCCCAGCTCCAGCAACCGCGCGATCGCCAGCGAAGCGTCGTTGTAGATGCAGAACCCGGACGCCGCCCCCGGCATCGCATGGTGCAACCCGCCCGAGAAGTTCACGGCGTGGTCGGCATCCCCCCGCCACACCGCCTCCGCCGCCCCCACCGACTGCCCGGCGATCAGCGCGGACACCTCGTGCATCCCGGCGAAGGCGGGGTCGTCCTCCGTGCCGAGACCGTACGACTGGTCGGCGGACCCAGGATCCGCCGAGGCCGCCTTCACGGCCTCGATGTAGTCCTCCCGGTGCACCAGCCGCAGCGTCGACTCCCCGGCCGGCTTGGCCGCGACCACATCCACCGCCCGGTCGAGCCCGAAGGCACCGACCAGACTCCGGGTCAGCGCCAGCCGGACCGGATCCATCGGATGACCCGGACCGAAGTCATAGCCCGTTACTGCCTCGTCCCACATCAGCTGTGCGCGGCCGCTCATGCCCGCCACCGTATCGGTCCGACCTGGTCGCGAACGAACGGGCGTACACCAACGTCACCAGCACCAACACCATCGGCACCAACATCGCCCCGCGATAGCTCCACGCATCGCCGAGCGCCCCCACCAACGGCGAACCGATCAGAAACCCGACGTAGTTGAAGACATTCAGCCGCGCGATGGCCGCATCCGAAGCCCCCGGAAACAGCCGGCCCGCCGCCGCGAAAGTCTGCGGAACCAGCACGCACAACCCCAGCCCCAGCAGAGTGAACCCGACCATGCCGACCCACGCCCCCGGCGCCCCCGCCACCACCGCGAACCCGGCGGCCGCCACCACCGCCCCCAGCCGTACGACGGGTACGGCACCGAACCGCCGCACCCCGAAGTCCCCGATGCCCCGCCCGACCAGCGTGGTCACCATGTACACGTTGTACGGCACGGTCGCGAGCTGCTCACTGCTCCCCAGCACGTCCTTCAGGTACTTCGCACTCCAGTTGGAGACGGTCGAGTCCCCGATGTAGGCGAAGGTCATCACCAGACACAGCGGCAGCAGCACCTTGAAGACGACACCGCCCGCGCCCCCACCGGCCGCCTCCTCCTCCACCGGCGCGGGATCACCGTCCACGTACCACCGGCTCCCCACCAGCGCGGCCGGCAACAGCACCGCGACCACCGGCAGGTACGACACCCACAGCGCGAGATGCCAGTGCGCCCCCACCCAGGCCAGCGACGCCCCGAGGATCCCGCCCAGGCTGTACGCGGCATGGAAGCTGAGCATGATGCTGCGCCCGTACGTCCGCTGCAGACTCACCCCGAGCATGTTCATCGAGGCGTCCAGCGCGCCGACGGCCAGGCCGAACGCGGCCAGCGCCACCGCCAGCTCCGCCATCACCCCGCCGGACCCGACCCCGAGCAGCGCCAGCATCACGACGGGCTGGGACCAGCGCAGCAGCCGGCTGGGCCGTATTCGCTTCACCAACTGCTCGGTGGTGACACTGCCGACGCCGGCCAGGATCGGCACGGCAGCCAGAAAGACCGGCAGCAGCGCGTCGGAGACGCCGTACCGGTCCTGGATGGCGGGGATGCGCGTCACCAGCAGCGCGAAGGTGGCGCCCTGAGTGAAGAAGCTGAACGCCAGCGAGGCCCTGCCGCGCCGCAGCACATCTGTCATGGCGGCGAGCGTAGGGCCCCGGCGTACTCGTGGGTAGATCCAGCCAAAGATGAATTTCCTTCAGCTTTACCTTCCGGCCGCTCAGGCGGCGACCGTGAGTTCCTGCTCCTGTTCCTGCCCCTGCGCGGCTTCCTGACGCTTCACCTCGTCGGTGATCAGGCGGGCCATCGGCTCGGCGGCCGCCCCACCGCAGACCACCATGCCGAGGCCGATCGCCACGACCAGGAGGAGCGAGCTCAGCCAGACCATGGTGTCGACGGGGATCGTGTACGCGCCGACGACCCGGGCGACGCACTCGGTGAGGAGCACCAGGCCCCAGATCACGGAGAAGACCCGCTCCTTGCGCAGGAACTCCGCCGAGCGGGCCGCGGTCCCGGAGGCCAGCCGCTCCCAGGCGGCCACGCGTGCCGCGTCCCCCTTCACGAGGAAGGGCCTCAGCCCCGCCGTCATCATCGGCCGGCCCAGCGCCACCGACACCAGGATGCCGATCCCGATGGTGCTGCTGACCGCACCGTCCTTGGCGAGCATGAGCCGCGGGTCACCGGAGACGAAGCTGAGCGCGAGCCCGACCACGTTCACGACCAGGATCAGCGCCGCGAGCCCGTTGACCACGCGCTGCTTCGCCACACTCCAGACCGTCCGCACGGCCGGCACCACGCTGCTCCAGGCGAGCGCCGCGAAGGTGCTCATCCCGAAGGCCCCCTTGAAGAAGTAGTACGACCCGAGGGGCACCGCCACATCCACGAGAAGCGGCCGGAGGTTCTCCAGCACGCTGGGCTGCTGCTTGCTGTGGGACCCGGTGTTCGTCGTCTTCGTCATGCCCTCAGCTTCACGTCCGGCCGGGGTCCCCCAGTAGAAACGAACGTCCGGAGCTCGGCATGACAATTGTCAGCGCCGCCGTCGTGCCCCCGGTCATTCCAACAGGTCAGCCAACTGCCCCAGGTCGGAGAAGAGGTGCGTCGCCCCGCGCAACCGGTCGGCCGGCGTCATGGCCGTGAACCCGTACACGTCCATCCCGGCCACCACCGCCGCCTGCACCCCCAGCGGACTGTCCTCCACGACGGCACACCGCTCCGGCACGACCCCCATCCGGTCGGCCGCGTAGAGAAACAGATCCGGCGCCGGCTTCCCCCGCCCCACGTCCTGCGAACTGAAGATCCGCGACTCGTCGAACCACCGGTCCAGCCCGGTCGTCCGATGCCCCACCCGAATCCGCTCATGACTCCCCGACGACGCGACGCAGTACGGCACCCCGTCCGCCGCCAACTGCTCCAGTACACCCGCGATCCCGGCCACGGGCTTCAACTCCGCCTCGAAGGCGGCGAACACCCGCCCGTGGAAGACGTCGTCGAAGTCGTCCGGCAACCGCTCCCCGGTGCGCTCCAGCACTAGGTCGTGGACCCGGTGCATCGCGGACCCCATGTAGTCCCGTATGGAGTCCTCGTAGGAGGTCGGGTACCCCAACTCGGTGAGATAGGCGGCCAGGAGCCGGTTGGAGATGGGCTCACTGTCGACAAGGACGCCGTCGTTGTCGAAGATAACCAGGTCGTAGCGCATACCCCGAGCCTAAACGACCCCGTAAACGCAGAAAGGCCCACGCCATCCCGGCGTGGGCCTTTCCCAATATTTGTTCGGCGGTGTCCTACTCTCCCACAGGGTCCCCCCTGCAGTACCATCGGCGCTGTGAGGCTTAGCTTCCGGGTTCGGAATGTAACCGGGCGTTTCCCTCACGCTATGACCACCGAAACACTATGAAGTTAGACCGGAAAAAACACGGTCGTTGCCTCAGAACTAACACAGTGGACGCGAGCAACTGAGGACAAGCCCTCGGCCTATTAGTACCGGTCACCTCCACCAGTTACCTGGCTTCCAGATCCGGCCTATCAACCCAGTCGTCTACTGGGAGCCTTACCCCATCAAGTGGGTGGGAGTCCTCATCTCGAAGCAGGCTTCCCGCTTAGATGCTTTCAGCGGTTATCCCTCCCGAACGTAGCCAACCAGCCATGCCCTTGGCAGAACAACTGGCACACCAGAGGTTCGTCCGTCCCGGTCCTCTCGTACTAGGGACAGCCCTTCTCAAGACTCCTACGCGCACAGCGGATAGGGACCGAACTGTCTCACGACGTTCTAAACCCAGCTCGCGTACCGCTTTAATGGGCGAACAGCCCAACCCTTGGGACCGACTCCAGCCCCAGGATGCGACGAGCCGACATCGAGGTGCCAAACCATCCCGTCGATATGGACTCTTGGGGAAGATCAGCCTGTTATCCCCGGGGTACCTTTTATCCGTTGAGCGACGGCGCTTCCACAAGCCACCGCCGGATCACTAGTCCCGACTTTCGTCCCTGCTCGACCCGTCGGTCTCACAGTCAAGCTCCCTTGTGCACTTACACTCAACACCTGATTGCCAACCAGGCTGAGGGAACCTTTGGGCGCCTCCGTTACTCTTTAGGAGGCAACCGCCCCAGTTAAACTACCCATCAGACACTGTCCCTGATCCGGATCACGGACCCAGGTTAGACATCCAGCACGACCAGACTGGTATTTCAACGACGACTCCACAACCACTGGCGTGGCCGCTTCAAAGTCTCCCAGCTATCCTACACAAGCCGAACCGAACACCAATATCAAACTGTAGTAAAGGTCCCGGGGTCTTTCCGTCCTGCTGCGCGAAACGAGCATCTTTACTCGTAGTGCAATTTCACCGGGCCTATGGTTGAGACAGTCGAGAAGTCGTTACGCCATTCGTGCAGGTCGGAACTTACCCGACAAGGAATTTCGCTACCTTAGGATGGTTATAGTTACCACCGCCGTTTACTGGCGCTTAAGTTCTCAGCTTCGCCCACCCGAAAGTGAGCTAACCGGTCCCCTTAACGTTCCAGCACCGGGCAGGCGTCAGTCCGTATACATCGCCTTACGGCTTCGCACGGACCTGTGTTTTTAGTAAACAGTCGCTTCTCGCTGGTCTCTGCGGCCACCCCCAGCTCGAGGAGCAAGTCCTCTCACCAAGCGTGGCCCCCCTTCTCCCGAAGTTACGGGGGCATTTTGCCGAGTTCCTTAACCATAGTTCACCCGAACGCCTCGGTATTCTCTACCTGACCACCTGAGTCGGTTTAGGGTACGGGCCGCCATGAAACTCGCTAGAGGCTTTTCTCGACAGCATAGGATCATCCACTTCACCACAATCGGCTCGGCATCAGGTCTCAGCCTTAAAGTGCGACGGATTTACCTACCGCACGGCCTACACCCTTACCCCGGGACAACCACCGCCCGGGCTGGACTACCTTCCTGCGTCACCCCATCACTCACCTACTACCACCTTGGATCAGCGGCTCCACCACTCCCCTTTGCCCGAAGGCTCCAGGGCGGCTTCACGGCCTTAGCATTAATGGGTTCGATGTTTGACGCTTCACAGCGGGTACCGGAATATCAACCGGTTATCCATCGACTACGCCTGTCGGCCTCGCCTTAGGTCCCGACTTACCCTGGGCAGATCAGCTTGACCCAGGAACCCTTAGTCAATCGGCGCACACGTTTCCCACGTGTGAATCGCTACTCATGCCTGCATTCTCACTCGTCAACCGTCCACAACTACCTTCCGGTGCTGCTTCACCCGGCAGACGACGCTCCCCTACCCATCCCAGAAGGCGTTGGCCCTATATTCTGGAATGACACGACTTCGGCGGTACGCTTGAGCCCCGCTACATTGTCGGCGCGGAATCACTAGACCAGTGAGCTATTACGCACTCTTTCAAGGGTGGCTGCTTCTAAGCCAACCTCCTGGTTGTCTCTGCGACTCCACATCCTTTCCCACTTAGCGTACGCTTAGGGGCCTTAGTCGATGCTCTGGGCTGTTTCCCTCTCGACCATGGAGCTTATCCCCCACAGTCTCACTGCCGCGCTCTCACTTACCGGCATTCGGAGTTTGGCTAAGGTCAGTAACCCGGTAGGGCCCATCGCCTATCCAGTGCTCTACCTCCGGCAAGAAACACACGACGCTGCACCTAAATGCATTTCGGGGAGAACCAGCTATCACGGAGTTTGATTGGCCTTTCACCCCTAACCACAGGTCATCCCCCAGGTTTTCAACCCTGGTGGGTTCGGTCCTCCACGAAGTCTTACCTCCGCTTCAACCTGCCCATGGCTAGATCACTCCGCTTCGGGTCTTGAGCGTGCTACTCCAACGCCCTATTCGGACTCGCTTTCGCTACGGCTACCCCACACGGGTTAACCTCGCAACACACCGCAAACTCGCAGGCTCATTCTTCAAAAGGCACGCAGTCACACCACAAGGATGCTCCCACGGCTTGTAGGCACACGGTTTCAGGTACTATTTCACTCCCCTCCCGGGGTACTTTTCACCATTCCCTCACGGTACTATCCGCTATCGGTCACCAGGGAATATTTAGGCTTAGCGGGTGGTCCCGCCAGATTCACACGGGATTTCTCGGGCCCCGTGCTACTTGGGTGTCTCTCAAACGAGCCGTCAATGTTTCAGCTACGGGGGTCTTACCCTCTACGCCGGACCTTTCGCATGTCCTTCGCCTACATCAACGGTTTCTGACTCGTCTCACAGCCGGCAGACTGCAAAAGAGAGATCCCACAACCCCGTATACGCAACCCCTGCCGGGTCTCACACGCATACGGTTTGGCCTCATCCGGTTTCGCTCGCCACTACTCCCGGAATCACGGTTGTTTTCTCTTCCTGAGGGTACTGAGATGTTTCACTTCCCCTCGTTCCCTCCACACTGCCTATGAGTTCAGCAGCGGGTGACAGCCCATGACGACTGCCGGGTTTCCCCATTCGGAAACCCCCGGATCAAAGCCTGGTTGACGACTCCCCGGGGACTATCGCGGCCTCCCACGTCCTTCATCGGTTCCTGGTGCCAAGGCATCCACCGTGCGCCCTTAAAAACTTGGCCACAGATGCTCGCGTCCACTGTGCAGTTCTCAAACAACGACCAGCCACCCGTCACACACCGCTTACGCGATGCTTCACCGGGGCCGGCGACTGAAGGAAGATCATTCCCTCAGACACCCAACAGCGTGCCCGGCCAACTCCCGTCCGGAGATCATGCGTTCCACGCTCTGACGAGCAGTACTAGCAGCCTCCGACCCGAAAACCTGGCCGAGTAGTCAACGTTCCACCCATGAGCTGACCACCGTCGGACATCTGCCGACGTAGTGGCTCTGGCTGCCTCGCGGCAGCTAGATGCTCCTTAGAAAGGAGGTGATCCAGCCGCACCTTCCGGTACGGCTACCTTGTTACGACTTCGTCCCAATCGCCAGTCCCACCTTCGACAGCTCCCTCCCACAAGGGGTTGGGCCACCGGCTTCGGGTGTTACCGACTTTCGTGACGTGACGGGCGGTGTGTACAAGGCCCGGGAACGTATTCACCGCAGCAATGCTGATCTGCGATTACTAGCGACTCCGACTTCA
Coding sequences within:
- a CDS encoding DUF5667 domain-containing protein, translating into MIANVSAHRRANAFAQALEEQPDRDPAAEPSGEPASDPPAAPDRAERTERGELLALATGLAALPKPELDPEVKVVQRAQLVAAMEAMLAEGTLGGAADASVPEQRASRAKGAHRASPLGKLRPRSRLTKGLAAGGLSVGVAAGAFGGVAAASSDALPGDSLYGLKRGIEDFKLNYLSDGDDQRGQTYLDQASTRLMEARRLMERDRGGHLDHESIGEIRRTLSGMQHDVTEGHRLLHEAYERDPNSLGPIQALSAFAQSHREAWGALRERLPVQLGDVSQQVSSVFDAIDQEVAPLQSLLPQPSQNTGGGTGRQDSDPASTGSSGTHRSTAPSSSGSSSSGHETGTGSPSGSASGSADNGLIGGTTGGLLDPPKTGSSTPPPSKSASSAPDVTLPPLLPGLLPGLGIDSQDSGN
- a CDS encoding lysophospholipid acyltransferase family protein; translated protein: MADAKVIPFDDDRSRGAAVQRPAGRRRGAGNRRKGGGEQAAGREPAAGRESAVVRGVQPLAGRIPAQEDVHVTRENPETGVKQPPHDEAGLEQRVARGLAFLRRRLTGEYEVDDFGYDEELTDQVLMSLLRPVYEKYFRVDVKGMENIPAHGGALIVANHSGTLPLDGLMMQVAVHDRHPANRHLRLLAADLVFVLPVVNELARKLGHTLACTEDAERLLTQGELVGVMPEGFKGIGKPFGERYKLQRFGRGGFVSTALRQGVPIIPCSVVGAEEIYPMIGNAKTLARVLGIPYFPLTPTFPWLGPLGAVPLPTKWTIQFGEPIPTDGYPPEAAEDPMLMFNLTDQVREQIQHTLYKLLVQRRSVFF
- a CDS encoding NAD-dependent epimerase/dehydratase family protein produces the protein MGKVVLVTGVARQLGGRFVRRIQRDPEVDRVVAVDAVPPEHHLGGADFVQTDIRQPTIARVLAESGADTVVHMDVTGTPLGSGSRTTVKETNVIGTMQLLGACQKSPNVRRLVIKSSTNVYGSAPKDPAVFTETTPPKSLPSGGFAKDTVEVEGYVRGFARRRPDVAVCVLRFANILGPTADTPLASYFALPVLPTVLGYDPRLQFVHEDDVIEVLRIASHEPERGTLNSGTFNIAGDGVLLLSQCSRRLGRPTVPLLLPAVTWAGSLVRTLGMSDFSPEQIRLLTHGRVVDTVQMRETLGFRPKYTTAETFADFVLAQAPGLLPPQAVAAAVDRIAALPALSGARTPAAAPTQNPTQSAN
- a CDS encoding 30S ribosomal protein bS22; this translates as MGSVIKKRRKRMAKKKHRKLLKRTRVQRRNKK
- a CDS encoding helix-turn-helix domain-containing protein; translation: MAAGERPLNEVVFLTVAEVAAVMRVSKMTVYRLVHSGHLPAIRVGRSFRVPEQAVHEYLRESYVGVETA
- a CDS encoding phosphatase, with translation MVSCGGLQGYLVAAGLAGVVGTSRERSLRSYRLFAARDPRALIGIDPQGGWGEAELIRLMAAKCGVSDDPRCVSGHDVIDPDLTVAGLDAFAARVGEVARRRAPVLFGTGHPHRLIGFYAGLADALSAAGCEVLTPAQGHCVDITTRFGLRTCNLDYVRGVGFMREVGRERPGCAPGAHTHSPLPVRVALDVVARSGGPLPELVVGDHGWVCGAGQLGFEAIGLADTDDPALFVGEAEGVVSVAVPVDDGVRSDCYTPLTRYVLNRACLSQ